AAAAAACGAGATCATATAATTGAAGAATTATTCAAAATTGATGGAGTAAGAGAAGTGGCAGAAGTCACGGGAAGATTTGATATTTTGGTAACCATGTATTCAAAATCATTGGATCAGATGCACAAGATGGTATCAGAACGTATTGGTAGAATTGAAGGAATTCAGTCTTCAGAATCATTTATTGAGATGAAATCACGAATGAAAGCAATGCCATATATGCCATCAAAGGGTAGTGACTAATATTGCAAAAACAAAAGTCCGAATCCCGAGTTGCAGTTTATTATGAATTAACAAAACCAAAGATTTGGTATCTTCTTGTATTTAC
This DNA window, taken from Nitrosopumilus sp. b3, encodes the following:
- a CDS encoding Lrp/AsnC family transcriptional regulator, whose protein sequence is MSVPRLSKKINVNSSVVYSRIKRLVKRKLIERFTIDVNDAELGYNVKALTGINMDTKKRDHIIEELFKIDGVREVAEVTGRFDILVTMYSKSLDQMHKMVSERIGRIEGIQSSESFIEMKSRMKAMPYMPSKGSD